The genomic window CGTCATATCCGATCCCAAGAATGCCGACGGCCGCGCCAACCATGCGCAGGCGCTCTACCGCGCGGGCCATTACAGCGAGGCGGTCAGAGAGGCCGGAGAGGCCTTCCGGCACGCCCCGGACAATCCGGTCATCGCCTTCAATCTCGGGCTCTATCTGCTTACCGGCGGCAATCTCGCGCATGGCTGGCGGCTCTATGACGCGCGGTTGGTCCCCACCGCCAGGTTGCGGCATGGCCTGCCCCCACGGGTTTGGGTGCCCGGGGCTCCGCAATCGGGCCGCGATCTGATCGTGCCGGCTGAGCAGGGTCTCGGAGACGAGGTCCTCTTCGCCAGCTGCTTCGCCGATCTCGCGGCCGAGCTCGACGCCGGCCATCTCGACAGCGTAACCGTCGAATGCACCGATCGGCTGCGCACCCTGTTCGAACGGTCCTTTCCGGACTTCCGCTTTTTCGACCGACTGCGGAAACCGGAAAATCGCCTGTCTCCGGCCGACTACAGTCAGATCACGGCCGCCTCCGGCGCCGACTGTTTCGTGATGGCGGGAAGCCTGCCCGGCCTGTTCCGGAAGGCGCTCGAGAACTTCCCCGCCGGCACCGGGTTTCTCAAGCCCGATCCGGATCGGGTCGCTCACTGGCGCATGGAGCTCGAAAAGTTCGGTCCGCCACCCTATCTCGGTCTTTCCTGGCGATCCCGCGCCGGGCGCAACCTGAGTACGGTCTATTATCCGGGACCGGAGAACATGGCTGCCGTCCTTCGGCTTGCCGGCGTGCGTTTCGTCACGCTGCAATACGATCATTCCGAGGATGAGGTCGCCGGAATGGAGAAAGCGAACGCGGTCGAGATCATGCGGCCGGACGGTATCGATCTGACGAATGACATCGACGACACCGTTGCGCTGATGGCTGCGCTCGATGCCGTCGTCGTTCCCAACAATCTGCTGATGAGCCTCGCGGGGGCCCTTGGCAAACCCGCCGAAGCCATGGTTCATGCGGCGAACTGGACATTCCTCGGGACCGATCAGGTACCGTTCTGGCCGAGCGTCCACATCCACCGGCGAACCGACGTAGAAGGCCTCGACTGGGAGCCTCTGATGTCCCGGGTCGCCACCCGGCTGAAAACGAAGCTGAACCTCTGATTCAGCGCGGCGCCGCAGCCTCCGCCGCCACTCCGGGCGCGCGCGTACGCTTGGCTTCGCGGTAGGTGATGTAAAGCCCGCTTGTGACGATGATCCCGGCGCCGAGAAAGGTCATGGCGTCCGGCAAGGTGCCGAAGATCAGGAAGGTCAGCAGGGTCGCCATCAGGAGCTGGCCGTAATTGAATGGCGAGAGCAGCGAGGCTTCTCCGAGGCGGAACGCTTTGATGACGAAGAAATGTCCGAGCCCGCCGAGAAAACCTACCAGGGCGAAGAGACCGTAATCGAGCAGGTTGTCCGGTAGTTTGTAGTCGAACGGCAGGATGAAGCTCGGAATGAGGGCGCCGATCAGCGCGATGTAGGTGATCGAGGTTTCGGCGGAATCGCTGCTGGAATATTTGCGCGTGAGGACCTGGTACACCGCGTAGAAGAAGGCCGTTCCGAGCACGCAAAGCATTGCCCAGTGGCTCTCCCCGCCGCCCGGGCGGATGATGATCAGAGCACCGCCGAAACCGACCAGCACCGCGACCCAGCGCCGCCATCCGACCTTTTCGCCGAGAAAAGGAACCGCGAGTGCGGTGACGATGATCGGCGAGGTGAAATTGATCGAACTCGCGACCGGCACCTCGATATAGCGGACGGCGAGGAAAAAGAGGCAAGTGCAGACGAACATCAGCACCGAACGGATGATGTGGACGCCCGGTTTCTGCGCTCTCAGAAGCCCGAGCCCATGGCTCGGCAGGAAGATCGCGAGGGCGAAGAGCAGGTGGCCGGCATAGCGCGCCCAGACGATCTGCGTGGTCGAGTAGTCCGCCGAGAGATAGCGTACGAGCACGTTCATGCAGGGCAACACGGTGATCGCGGCGAGCATGAAGAGGACGGCGGCGGTGAACGGCTTTGCGAGCGGCGCAGGAGCCGCTGCAGCGTGGTCTGATGTCATGTCCGAAGCCTAGGCGCGCCCGGTGCGTCGGGCAAATTCCAATGCGTCAGCACAGTGCGCCCCGAAGAGGCATGAGTATTGGCTTACTTTTTCAGCGTCGCCGGAGTGACCGTCAGATACATCGCATTCAGAGACTGGTCCGGGTGCCGACCCTTTTCCCGGAAGCCGGCGCGCTTGAGGGCAATGATCGCCGGCCAGTTGTCCGCGTGCGGGCAGGTGACGATACGGTCGATTTCGGGATCGCGGAACACCTGGGCCGCCAGCGCACCGAGCATCCGGCGGCCGAGCTTCTTGTTCACCATGTCGGTCGCGCCGATCAGGAAATCGATCGCGCGCGTCCGCTCGGTCACGTCGGCAACCCCGGCCCAGCGCGCGTCGCCGTGGGCCCTGTAGACATGCACCAATCCGATCGGGCGGGCATCCAGTTCGGCGACAAAGAGCCCCGCATCCGGATCCCGCAGGACCTCTCCCAAGGTCTCGACGATATCCGAGAACAGCCGGTGGGTGCGGCGGGCGACATGCGGCGCGACGAGCCAGCGGCGGATTGTTCCCTCGTCGGCCGGTCCGGCCCGGCGGAGGACGATGTCGGCGACGTCAGCGGACATCGGAGCCGAGAGCCGCAACAGTCGTCATATCCTTGCCCTTCACGTTCCGGGCGGCCTCCCGGCGATCCGGATTGAGCCTGTGCTCGATAAAGGCAACAAGGCGGGTCACGATGAAGACCAGCGTCAGGTAGAAGACGGCCGCGACAAGGAAGATCTCCAGCGGCTTGTAAGTCTGCGAGATCATCTTCCGCGCGATACCGGTCATCTCCAGCAGGGTGATCGTGCTGGCGAGCGAGGTCGACTTGATCATCAGGATAATCTCGTTGCCATAGGCCGGCAGAGCCTGGCGGATCGCCTGCGGGAAGACGATTCGGCGGAAGCGCATCAGCGCGTTCATGCCGCAGGCCTTGGCCGCCTCGACCTGTCCGAACGGCACGGAGAGAATGCCGCCGCGGATGATCTCGCTGGTATAGGCGCCGGTATTGAGCGTCAGGGCCAGGATGGCGCACCACCAGGCCTCCCGCAGCACCGGCCAGAGAAAGCTCTCGCGCACGACCTCGAACTGCCCGGTGCCGTAATAGATCAGAAAGATCTGCACCAGTAGCGGCGTGCCCCGGAAGACATAGACGAACCCGTAAGCGAAGGCCGAGACCGGCCGGAAGGAGGACAGCCGCATCAGCGCGATGCCGACGGCGAGGAAGAATCCGGCGAAAAGCGAGGTCGCCGCGAGGCCCATCGTGACCGGAAGGCCGTCGAGGATCTTCGGCAGGGCTTCCGCCATCAGGTCGAGATCCATCGCTCAGGCCCTCCGCACGCCGCGGTTGGCCCAGAGCTCGGCGAGCCCGAAGCCCTTGTTCGAAAAGGCAGTCAGCACGAGGTAGAGCACGCCCGCGGTCAGGTAGAAGGTGAAGGGCTTCTGCGTCGAGCCGCTGGCGACCGAGGCCTGCCGCATGATCTCGACGAGGCCGACGACGGAAATCAGCGAGGTGTCCTTCAGGGTCAGCTGCCAGACATTGCCGAGCCCCGGCAGGGCGAACCGTGCCACCTGCGGGATCATGATCCTTCGGAACAGAAGGAAGCGGCTCATACCGCAGGCCTTGGCTGCCTCGATCTGTCCCTTCGGGACCGAGAGCACGGCGCCGCGGATCACCTCGGTCGCATAGGCGCCGGAGATCGTGCCGAGCGCGATGGTGCCGATAGCGAAAGCGTCGAGCTCGATATACTCGTCGTAGCCGAAAACCTTGGCGACCGTCATCACCGCCATGCTGCCTCCGAAAAACAGCAGATAGATGATCAGCAGATCCGGAACGCCGCGGATCAGTGTGGTGTAGGCCTCTCCGACGAAGCGGAGAACGAGATAGCGGGAGAGCTTGAGCGCAGCGCCGAACATGCCGATCACGATGCCGAGCAGGAAGGCGGCGCAGGCGACGGCGAGCGTCATCAGCATGCCGCGAACCATCTCGTCGCCCCAGCCGTCATCGCCCCATTGGAGCAGCAGCATCCAGTCAGGCATGCATCACGCCTCTTCGCGTCGTTTCTCAAGCACACGGCCGCCCCGAGGGACGGCCGTGCATTTTTCAGGTCACTCGGACGATCAGTCCTTCGGCGTGCCGTCGAAGCCGAACCACTTGGTGGAGAGCTTCGAGATGGTGCCGTCGGCGATCGCCGCGTTGATGGCCGCGGTGAACATGTCGGCCAGTTCCTGGTCGTCCTTGCGGATGCCCGCGCCGACGCCATTACCGAACGGACCGCCGTCCATCTTCGGGCCGGTCATGGTCATTTGCTTGCCCTTGTCGCCTTCGAGCAGCGGCACCCAGTAGGAGAGCGAGGCCAGCGCTGCGTCGATGCGGCCGGCCGCGAGATCGAGGTCGAGGTTCTCCTGGGTGTCGTAGGTCTTCACGGTGACCGTGTCGCCCATGAACTCGTTCAGGAAGTTCTCGTGCGTGGTGGAGATCTGCACGCCGACGGTCTTGCCCTTCAGCGCCGCCTTCATGGTGTCGATGGCGGCTTTCTCACCCGCGTCGATATCGGCCAGCGAGACGGTCGCGAGCTTGACGCCCAGATCGCTCAGCGGGCTGGATTTCAGCACCACGAAGGAGGCCGGGGAGCCCATGTAGTTGCGCGAGAAGGTGATGACTTCCTTGCGCTTATCGGTGATCGACATGCCGGCCATGATGGCGTCGAACTTGCCGGCCTGCAGCGCCGGAATGATGCCTTCCCAGGCGGTCTGCATCAGTTCGCACTGGACCTTCATGCGCTCGCAGAGATCGGCATAGAGATCGACCTCGAAGCCTTCCAGCTTGCCGGAGCTGTTGGTGAAGTTCCACGGCGCGTAGGCGCCTTCGGTCGCGATGCGGACCGTGCTGCCTTCCTTGAAGTCCTTGGCGTCGGCGGCACCGCTGAAGGCGATGGACGCAAGCGCCAGTGCAGTCAGAAAACGCTTCATTTTTAAGCTCCCGTTTTTTCCCTGTCGGTAATCGGCCCGGCCGTCAGTTCTTGCGTTTGACGAACTGGCGGCAGCGTTCCGATCGTGGGTCGTCGAACACCTGTTCGGGCGGCCCCTGTTCTTCCACACGCCCCTCGTGCAGGAAGACAACCTCGCTCGAGACATCGCGAGCGAAATCGATTTCGTGGGTGACGATGATCATGGTGCGCCCCTCATCGGCCAGTTGGCGCATCACGAGAAGCACCTCGCCGACGAGTTCGGGGTCGAGCGCGGAGGTCGGCTCGTCGAACAGCATGACCTGCGGCTCCATCGCGAGCGCGCGCGCGATCGCGCAGCGCTGCTGCTGACCGCCGGAAAGGTGGCTCGGATACTGGTCCCGCTTGTCACCGATGCCGACCTTGTCGAGCAGCGCCTCGGCACGGGCGATGGCCTCCTCCCGCGGGACTTTCAGCACATGAACCGGCGCCTCGATGACGTTCTCCAGAACCGTCATATGGGTCCAGAGATTGAAGTTCTGGAACACCATGGCGAGCCGGGAGCGGATCCGGTCGACCTGGCGCATGTCGGCCGGCTGCTGGGTGCCGTTCGGTCCCGGCTTCATGGCGATGGTCTCGCCGTTCACCGAGACGATGCCGCGGTCGGGAATCTCCAGCAGGTTGATGCAGCGCAAAAAGGTACTCTTGCCGCTGCCGGAAGACCCGATCATGGAGATGACGTCACCCTGGCGGGCCTCAAGGGAAACACCCTTGAGCACTTCGAGGCCGGCGAAGCTCTTGTGCAGGTCCTTGACGACCAACGCAGCCGACGCGGAGTCCGGCGCGTGCGCTAAAGCCATGTTATCGCAATCCCAACGGTGACGGTCAGGCGCAGCATAATGGCCATTCCAGAACCGGCAAGATTTATGTCACGGAATCGACATGAAAACGGCGCAGTGCGGACGGCTTTTCGCCTAACCGCCGAGAGCCTCGATCCGGCGTTCGAGCATGCCGCGAGCCGGAGCGTTCGGCCCCATCCTTTCGAGCAACGCCCCCCAGAGCGTCTTCGCGGTCGCGGCATCTCCCCGGGTCGCGGCGACGAGGCCGCCATAGAAGAGACCGTCGGGACTGTCGGGCGCGATGTCGCGGATATGAGCGACCAGTTTGGCGAACTCGTCTGTGATTCCGCTCTCCGGCGTGCCGGGCGGGAACAGCGCGCGCGCATAGTCAAGCTGGATCTGGAGATCATCGGGCGCCAGCCGGGCCGCGTTGGCATGCGCTTTCAGAGCGTCGCCAGTCCGGCCAAGCACCCTATAGGCCCTCGCGAGGCGAACCCAGCCGTCGAGATCGTCGGGCTCCTGCTCGAGCCGGGTGGCGAGCCGGTCAACCATCGACTGGATCATCGCAGAGCGGTCCTCGGCGCTCATGTTGCCGGCGGCCTTGACGTCTTCCTCGGTCGGTCCCGGAGCGGGGGCGCGAGAGATCTGCGGCGCAGCGGATGCCGGACGGTTTGCGCGCTCCGCCGCCCGCAGCGCCGCGACATCGATGCCCGCTTCGGTCCCTGCCTCGTCGATGCGCTGAGTAACGAGGGCTCTCCAGGGCGCATCCGCGGGCGAATCAGCCTCCAGCGCTATCCACCATTTGAGCGCCCCGACAGGATCCGCCGCCTGACTGCGGGCGAGGCCGAGATAGTAACGCGAGCGCGGCTCCTGCGGCTCGGCCAGGTTGACCTTGCGGAAATCCTCGACCGCCGCCGGCGGGACCATACCGTCCGCCGCGAGCACAAGCGCCTCGCCGCGTGCCGCGACGAGCTGGAGATTGTCCGGCACCATCGCCAGCGCCCGCCCGTAGGCCGTGACGGCCTCACGGTAGCGCTCGGTTACCATGTAGGAGCGGGCGAGCAGCGCCCAGCCGTCCGCATCCTCCGGGTTGGCTTTAAGTTTCTCTTCAAGCCCCGCGACCATCTCGGTCACACCGGGCTGCGCTGCGGCGCCGGCGGGCTGCCGAGGCTGCGCGGAGGGTTGCGACTGCTGCGCCATACGTGTCGTGCCGGCGCCATCGGTCCGCTTGGCGAGCGGCAGGTCCGGCAAACCGGGGCGGCCGACGCCGACATAGGTCAGCAGGGCGCCGGCGGGCAGAAGGAAGATCACCAGCACGGCCGCCGCGAGACGGCGCTTGCGGATCGCGGCGGGAGACGCACCGTCCCCGCGGGCCTGTTCCGCCGAGGCCGCCAGCATCCGACGCTGCACCTCGACCCTGGCCGCCTCGAACTCCTCTTCGCCGAGACGTCCGGCCTCCAGATCCCGCTCGAGCTCGCTCAGCTGGTCGCGATAGACCGCCAGCGCCTCGTCGCCTGCTTCGCGCTCGGCGGCGTCCTCGCCCCCGGCGGACAGCACCGGCCAGAGCAGCAGCAGAATTGTTCCGAAGGTCAGAACTCCGGCGACGACCCAAAACACCATCAGGCTTTCCGATCCTGCTCGTCCAGAAGCGCCGCGATGCGCCGCTCTTCCTCATCGCTCAAGGGGGCCGGGGTCACGCTCTCCGCGTCGCCGCCGCGGCGGCGCAGAAGGAAGACGGCGACACCGATGGCGCCCAGCACACCGACCCCGAGCGGCCCGTACCAGAGCACATAGGTCGATGCTTTCACCGGCGGCTTCAGCAGTACGAAATCGCCGTAGCGCTCGACGAGGAACTCCTTGATTTCCGCATCTCTGTCGCCGGCGACGAGCCTCTCGCGCAGGAGCACGCGGAGATCCTTCGCCAGCCCGGCATTGCTGTCGTCGATCGACTGGTTCTGGCAGACGAGACAGCGGATCTCCTTGCTGAGCTCCCGCGCCCGGGCCTCGAGGGCCGGGTCCTTCAGCATCTCCGCCGGCTCCACCGCAAGGGCAGGCAGCGTGAAGCAGGCCAGAAGGAGTCCGAGGAACAGGTTCCGCATCATCCTTTGCCCGCCCGCAGCTGTTCGACCATCGGAAGAAGCGTGTCGTTCAGGGCCTGGCCGGTCAGCGGCCCGACATGGCGGTAGCGGATATGCCCGGCAGCGTCGACCAGATAGGTCTCGGGCACGCCGTAGACGCCCCAGTCGATCGCCGCGCGACCGTCCGAGTCGGTGCCGATGCGGCCGAACGGATCGCCGAGTTCGCGGAGCCAGCCGATCGCGGCCTCCGGACGGTCCTTGTAATTGATTCCGACCAGCGGCACCGCACCTTCGGCGGCGAGCCGCATCAGGATCGGATGTTCCGCCCGGCAGGGTCCGCACCAGGAAGCGAAGAAGTTGACCAGCTTGACCTCGCCTTTCAGGTCCTCGGGGCCGAGACCGGGCTTGTCCTGCAGCAGGGCCGGCAGGTCATGCCCCGGTGCCGGCTTGTCGATCAGCACCGACGGCAGCAGGCGCGGATCCTTCTTGGTGAGGATCGGAATGGTGAAATAGCCGGCAATGACCGCGAAGATCAGCAGCGGCAAGAGATAGAGCAATCGCGACATCTCAGTCCGCACCTTCCGCAACGGCCGGGCCACCCGGCCTTTTCGCCGATCGTTTTGGCGCGCCGACCCGAAGGCGGCGGTCGGAGAGCGAGAACAGACCGCCGAGGACCATGATCATGGCCCCGGTCCAGATCCAGGGCACCAGCGGCTTGACCCAGACACGGACGATGACGCCGTCGGCCGCGCTGCCCTCCCCGATCGCGACATAGAGATCGCCCGCGATGCCGGAGCGGATCGCGGCCTCGGTCGTCGGCATCTGCTGCACCGGATAGAGACGCCGCTCGGGGTGAAGTACGGCGAAAGGTTCCCCGTTCTTCGTCACGGCCAGCGTCGCGGTGTCGCTGAAATAGTTCGGCCCCTGAGTGCGGCTCAGATCCTCCAGCACCAGTTCGTACTGACCGAGAGTCATGCTGTCGCCCGGCTTGGCGTTCACCACCAGCTCACGGGTCCAGTTGGTCTCGCCCGTGGCGCCGCAGATGAAGATCGCGATACCGATATGGGCGAGGCTCATGCCGTAGGCGGCGCCCGGAAGCTTCACCAGCCGGCGCAAGCTCTCGCCGACGGGAATCCGGAACAGGCGGACGCGCTCGGCAAGCTCGGTGACCACCCCGCCCGCGACCCATGCAGCGAAACCGAAGCCGAGCACCGGAGCCAGCGGCGCCTCGTCCGACAGCACCAGGATGCCGCCCGCCACGACGACGGTGAAGAGCGCGCTGACCCAGAGCTTTTCGACCGCAACCCGCAGGTTGCCGCGTTTCCACGGCAGCAGCGGGCCGAGCGCGAGCAGGACCAGCAGCGGGATCATCACCGGCACGAAGGTGGCGTTGAAGAACGGCGCGCCGACCGAGACCTTGTCCCCGGTCATGGCATCGAGGAAGAGCGGGTAGAGCGTGCCGATGAAGACCGTCGCCGTCGCAACGCTGAGGATCAGGTTGTTGAGAACCAGCCCGCCCTCACGGCTGACGGGCGCGAAGAGACCGCTCGCCTTGAGCGCCGGGGCGCGGACCGCGAACAGGGTCAGCGAGCCGCCGACCGCGACGATCAGGATGCCGAGAATGAAAAGCCCGCGTTCCGGATCGACGGCGAAGGCGTGCACCGAGGTCAGGATGCCGGAGCGGACCAGGAAGGTGCCCATCAGGCTGAGCGAGAAGGTGATGATGGCGAGCAGGATGGTCCAGGCCTTGAGCGCGTCGCGCTTCTCCACCACGATGGCGGAATGCAGTAGCGCGGTGCCGGCGAGCCAGGGCATGAAGCTCGCATTCTCGACCGGGTCCCAGAACCACCAGCCGCCCCAGCCGAGTTCGTAATAAGCCCACCAGCTGCCGAGCGTGATGCCTGCCGTCAGGCAGGTCCAGGCGCCAAGCGTCCACGGCCGGACCCAGCGGGCCCAGGCCGGATCGACCTTGCCCTCGATCAGCGCCGCCATGGCGAAGGAAAAGGCGAGCGAGAAGCCGACATAGCCGACATAAAGCATGGGCGGATGGAAGGCGAGGCCCGGGTCCTGCAGCAGCGGGTTCAGGTCGCGGCCGTCGAGCGGCGCCGGGTCTAGGCGCTCGAAGGGGTTCGAGGTCAGCAGGATGAAGGCGAGGAAGGCAAGCCCGATCATCCCCTGCATGGAGATCACCCGCGCCTTCAGCGTGTCCGGGAGCTGGCTGCCGAAGGCAGCGACGGCAAAACCGAACATGGCGAGGATGAGAACCCAGAAGAGCATCGAGCCCTCGTGATTCCCCCAGACGCCGGAGATCTTGTAGAGCAGCGGCTTCAGGCTGTGGGAGTTCTCGGCGACATTGGCGACCGAGAAATCGGACGTGAGGTAGGCGTGGGTGAGCGCCCCGAAGGAGATCGCGATCAGCAGGAACTGCGCGGACGCGGCCGGCCCGGCGAACCCCATCAGAGCCCGGTCCCGCTGCGCGGCGCCGTAGAGCGGCACCACGGTCTGGGCGAGCGCGACGAAAAAGGCGAGCGTCAGGGCGTAATGCCCGATTTCAGCAATCATTGTTTTTCCGTTGCGTGCTGCCAGCGGCCAGATTTTTTAAGCGCGTCCGCAACCTCGCGCGGCATGTAGTTCTCGTCATGCTTGGCGAGCACCTCGCTCGCATTGAAGACCCCGCCGTCGAACTTGCCCTCCGCGACCACACCCTGCCCCTCGCGGAACAGATCCGGCAACTGGCCGCGATAGACCACCTTCACCGAATGTTCGAGATCGGTGACGGTGAATTCGGTGCGCAGCCCGTTCTCGAAACTCGCGACGCTGTTCTCCTCAACGAGCCCGCCGACCCGGATGCGACGGTCGGGGCCGATTTCCTTGGCCTGGAGTTCGGTCGGGCTGAAGAAGAAGACGAGATTTTCCTCGAACGCGGTCAGCACCAGCGCCGCCGCGGCGCCCAGCATGGTCAGTCCGATCAGAACGATCGAAAGACGACGTCTCTTAGGCGTCATTGGCCATTTCCTCCACGCGCCCCTGGTTTCGGCGCTGCCGGCGCCCGCCGACCCGTTCCTCGAGCGTCTTCAGTTCGCGGTCGCGCGCCCGCATTGCAGTCAAAGAGGCGATCAGCATGCCGACGAGAACGACAAGGACGACGGCATAAGACGACCAGACATAAGCCGCGTATCCGCCCATTTCGAGAAAGTCCCTCAGCATCCCGCTCCGCACTCAATCGCTGACATAGATCATTTAGTCTGAACGCCGCCGGTTCAAGGCGACTTTGCGTCGCGCCTCATACCGGGTCCGAAAGACGCAGCAGCCGGATCCGGCGCGCCGTCAGCTCGCCCCGCATCCGCACGATCAGCAGATAGAGGAAATAGAGCTTAAATGCGGCAGCCATCAGCATCAGAGGCAGAAGCATCGAGGGATCGATCGCCGGTCCGTCCATGCGCGCCACGCTCGCCGGCTGGTGCAGCGTGTTCCACCAGTCGACCGAGAACTTAATGATCGGAATGTTCACCGCGCCGACCAGCAGCAGGATCGCGCCGGCCTTCGAGCCGCGCTCCGGATCGTCGAAGGCGTTCACCAGCGCGATATAGCCGAGATAGAGGAAGAACAGGATCAGCACAGAGGTGAGGCGTGCATCCCAGACCCACCAGGTGCCCCACATCGGCTGCCCCCAGAGCGATCCGGTGACCAACGCCATCAGCGTGAAGCCGGCACCGATCGGCGCCGCCGCCTGCGCCGCGACATCGGCGAGGGGATGTTTCCAGATCAGGAAGCTGGCCGCCGCCAACGCCATCATCGTGTAGACGAACATCGCCATCCAGGCCGCCGGGACATGGACATACATGATCCGCACCGTTTCGCCCTGCTGGTAATCCGGCGGCGAGTCGAAAAGGCCGTAATAGAGCCCGGCGGCCCCGGTCGCGAGACCGAGCAGCATGATCCAGGGCTGCAGGCGCGCCGCGAGGCGCATGAAGCGCGCCGGGTTTGCAAACCAGTGGAACCAGTTCATCCGCGCATGATCTCCCGTTGCCGGTCTTGTTGGACCGTTTCGTCCGTTGAACACCAAAGGGCGGGAAAACTCAACTGACAGCCTGTCGCAAGGCGGCCGCCGTCGCCCAGGGCGCGAGCGGCAAAGTGGCGAGCAGCATGGCCCCGATGATCAGCAGCTGCGCCTTCGACGATTGCCCTGTGACCGCCGCCTCGATCGCCGAAACCCCAAAGATCAGCAGCGGGATCGTGAGCGGCAGCACCAGCAGCGCGACCAGCGCACCCGCCCTGCGCGCGCCGAGCACAAGGGCGGCGCCGATCCCGCCGAGCAGGCTGAGGACCGGCGTGCCGAGCGCCATGGTGGCGAGCAGGACCGGAAAAGCGTCCGCCTGCATGTTCATGAACAAGCCAAGCAACGGCGCGATCAGCAGCATCGGCAGCCCCGTGGTAAGCCAGTGCGCGAGACACTTGCCGAGCACCAGCAGTTCCAGCGGCGCCGGCGCCAGCAGCATCAGCTCCAGCGTGCCGTCGTCATAGTCGGACTGGAACATCCGGTCGAGCGAGAGCATTGCGGCGAGCAGCGCCGCGACCCAGACGATGCCGGCGGAGATCCGCTCCAGCACGCCGGGCTCCGGCCCGACGCCGAGCGGAAACAGGGTGACCACGATGACGAAGAACATCAGCGCCATGGCGGCATCGCTGCCCTGGCGGAGGGCGAGCGAGAGATCGCGGCGGACGATGGCGAGAAATGCGTTCATGAGAGCCTCAGATCGCGACGCAGAGCAAATCTCCGGCCGCGTCGAGGTCCACCGGCCCGGGCGCGAAGGCGGAGAGATCGAGTTCCGCCACGCCGTCCCCTGTCTCGAAGCGGATGTGGGTGGCGGCGACGATCATGCCGCCGCGCGCCCGATGCGTCGCGATCGCCTGCTCGAGCGCTTCGACACCGTCGGCATCGAGCCCGACCGTCGGCTCGTCGAGGATCCAGAGCGGCGCCTCGCTGACCAGCAGACGGGCGAGCGCGAGGCGGCGTTTCTGCCCGGAAGAGAGATAACGCGCCGGAAAGTCGGCGCGGTGGGAGATCCCGAACCGCTCCAGGGCCTCTCCGACGGAACGGCCCGTGCCGCCGCGCATCTCGCGCCAGAAAGTCAGGAGCTCCTCGGCCGTCATGGCCGGCTTCGCGGCATCGGCATGGCCGACATAATGCAGCCGCGCGGCATGCCCCGCCGGGTCGTCCCGGACCGGCGCGTCGTCCCAGAACATGGCGCCCGCCTCCGGACGCACCAGGGTGGCCATGACGCGCAGCAGGCTCGACTTGCCGCTGCCGTTCAGTCCGCGGAGGATCAGCGCACCG from Nisaea sediminum includes these protein-coding regions:
- a CDS encoding ABC transporter permease — its product is MDLDLMAEALPKILDGLPVTMGLAATSLFAGFFLAVGIALMRLSSFRPVSAFAYGFVYVFRGTPLLVQIFLIYYGTGQFEVVRESFLWPVLREAWWCAILALTLNTGAYTSEIIRGGILSVPFGQVEAAKACGMNALMRFRRIVFPQAIRQALPAYGNEIILMIKSTSLASTITLLEMTGIARKMISQTYKPLEIFLVAAVFYLTLVFIVTRLVAFIEHRLNPDRREAARNVKGKDMTTVAALGSDVR
- a CDS encoding GNAT family N-acetyltransferase: MSADVADIVLRRAGPADEGTIRRWLVAPHVARRTHRLFSDIVETLGEVLRDPDAGLFVAELDARPIGLVHVYRAHGDARWAGVADVTERTRAIDFLIGATDMVNKKLGRRMLGALAAQVFRDPEIDRIVTCPHADNWPAIIALKRAGFREKGRHPDQSLNAMYLTVTPATLKK
- a CDS encoding ABC transporter permease, whose product is MPDWMLLLQWGDDGWGDEMVRGMLMTLAVACAAFLLGIVIGMFGAALKLSRYLVLRFVGEAYTTLIRGVPDLLIIYLLFFGGSMAVMTVAKVFGYDEYIELDAFAIGTIALGTISGAYATEVIRGAVLSVPKGQIEAAKACGMSRFLLFRRIMIPQVARFALPGLGNVWQLTLKDTSLISVVGLVEIMRQASVASGSTQKPFTFYLTAGVLYLVLTAFSNKGFGLAELWANRGVRRA
- a CDS encoding DMT family transporter, with amino-acid sequence MTSDHAAAAPAPLAKPFTAAVLFMLAAITVLPCMNVLVRYLSADYSTTQIVWARYAGHLLFALAIFLPSHGLGLLRAQKPGVHIIRSVLMFVCTCLFFLAVRYIEVPVASSINFTSPIIVTALAVPFLGEKVGWRRWVAVLVGFGGALIIIRPGGGESHWAMLCVLGTAFFYAVYQVLTRKYSSSDSAETSITYIALIGALIPSFILPFDYKLPDNLLDYGLFALVGFLGGLGHFFVIKAFRLGEASLLSPFNYGQLLMATLLTFLIFGTLPDAMTFLGAGIIVTSGLYITYREAKRTRAPGVAAEAAAPR
- a CDS encoding lysine/arginine/ornithine ABC transporter substrate-binding protein, whose product is MKRFLTALALASIAFSGAADAKDFKEGSTVRIATEGAYAPWNFTNSSGKLEGFEVDLYADLCERMKVQCELMQTAWEGIIPALQAGKFDAIMAGMSITDKRKEVITFSRNYMGSPASFVVLKSSPLSDLGVKLATVSLADIDAGEKAAIDTMKAALKGKTVGVQISTTHENFLNEFMGDTVTVKTYDTQENLDLDLAAGRIDAALASLSYWVPLLEGDKGKQMTMTGPKMDGGPFGNGVGAGIRKDDQELADMFTAAINAAIADGTISKLSTKWFGFDGTPKD
- a CDS encoding tetratricopeptide repeat protein, with protein sequence MRRSELDRALALHRQGDLAGAAAAYRALIEETPDDAALWEYLAVASASRQDGATEAIQSFRKALILAPASASALFNLAAFHVRCTQDPLALIGFRRATAASAANAEVWMQRANTAIRLGRNAEALAAHRQATRLAPLDPHKWEQRATLLRRVAKHDEADRATRTGLILTPDAANLWAARSAVFFEIDQTGIALLCGRHAVISDPKNADGRANHAQALYRAGHYSEAVREAGEAFRHAPDNPVIAFNLGLYLLTGGNLAHGWRLYDARLVPTARLRHGLPPRVWVPGAPQSGRDLIVPAEQGLGDEVLFASCFADLAAELDAGHLDSVTVECTDRLRTLFERSFPDFRFFDRLRKPENRLSPADYSQITAASGADCFVMAGSLPGLFRKALENFPAGTGFLKPDPDRVAHWRMELEKFGPPPYLGLSWRSRAGRNLSTVYYPGPENMAAVLRLAGVRFVTLQYDHSEDEVAGMEKANAVEIMRPDGIDLTNDIDDTVALMAALDAVVVPNNLLMSLAGALGKPAEAMVHAANWTFLGTDQVPFWPSVHIHRRTDVEGLDWEPLMSRVATRLKTKLNL
- a CDS encoding ABC transporter ATP-binding protein — protein: MALAHAPDSASAALVVKDLHKSFAGLEVLKGVSLEARQGDVISMIGSSGSGKSTFLRCINLLEIPDRGIVSVNGETIAMKPGPNGTQQPADMRQVDRIRSRLAMVFQNFNLWTHMTVLENVIEAPVHVLKVPREEAIARAEALLDKVGIGDKRDQYPSHLSGGQQQRCAIARALAMEPQVMLFDEPTSALDPELVGEVLLVMRQLADEGRTMIIVTHEIDFARDVSSEVVFLHEGRVEEQGPPEQVFDDPRSERCRQFVKRKN